The DNA sequence AAGAGCAAAGAGATAAAGAGAGATCAAGAGAATTAGCAATTAGGAAGAGGGTTTATTGCTTAGACTTGTGATCTTTATATTTTGTTCTTGAGAAATCTATTGGTATTGAATAAAAGCAAAGATAGGTTTTGGTATCAAGTTTATTTCAAATTCTATAGCACAAGGTTGAGGTTTAAAACCTAACAGATCCTAATAGAAAACCAGTTACCCTTTTTCATTGTGAAGGGGTTTTATCATCTCTTGACTCCTTACTACCAACAAGGAACACCTTCAGTACTGGAGATTGTTAAAAGCCACTTCAGTTGTTTCCTGAGCAACATTGATGATAAAATGTATGAATCTGCAGAGCCAGAGCATTTTGTTGATCTTCTGAGGTCTTGTTATCTGCCGCTAGTTCCAATCAGATTGGAAGAAGGCATATCTACGATTTACAATGCGCCAAAAGCAACAGAGCTACACAATGCTGGTGTTAAGTTCAAGCCATCAGAGACCAGTAGTTGTTTACTTGATATTAAATTTGCTGATGGAGTGCTGGAGATTCCTACTATTTTTGTTGATGATCTCACGGAATCCCTCTTCAGGAATATCATTGTGTTTGAACAATGTCATTGCTCAGATAAGAGCTTCCTCCACTACATCAGGCTTCTCAGTTGCTTCATTAGATCCCCTGCGGATGCTGACTTGCTCATCCGCCGTGGGATCTTTATGAACAGTCTTGGAGCCGCAGAAGATATTTCAGATGTGTTCGATAACATCTGCACAGAGGTTGTCTTTGGCAGAAAGTTTTACTTTCAGAGCCTCTCTGAGAAGTTACAATCGTACTGCAACACACCATGGAACAGGTGGAAGGCGATTCTGAGACATGACTATTTCCACAATCCTTGGTCAGTTGCTTCTGTTTTGGCTgctttgcttcttctccttctcactTTCATACAGGCTGTATGCTCTATCTTGGCCCTGTGAGTTATTACCATAGTATTTACATATTTAGTAGTCAAAATTCAATAAATCCAAACTTGTTCTTATGAATGTAAGCACAAGCAGTCAGATCCTGACATGACTTTGTACTGAATCTAAGTTGAACTGCTAGTTTTGTGTTAGATTTGGATTAATTATGGatttccaacttaaaatcaattggcaaTGAGTAGATTGGCCGTAACCTTTTAATATAGTAGTAgattaattcttatattttcgatgtgggatgtttctcatcaatattttgttgattagaaataaaattaaggAGTAATAATCTAAATCCAAGTGTTCTTAATTTTGAGAGAGCTCATTAGAAATCAAGATGCAAGCAAACAAACCGGAACACCTACGAGAATTTAAATCCAAGTACCCTAAGAACTTAAATCTTCAGACAACGTCTTAATCGTACAAGGAGACAGGATATTTAGCTGCAGACAACTCAGCCTTCACCTTGTCCATTTGAGCTTCCATTTCTGAACACTTCCGCTTCAATGGCTTTAGTTCTTCCTCCATTTCTTGAAGCTGAGCTAAACatactttttctttcttcttcttttccttaaCTTCATCAAGTTTCTTCTCCAGCCAATCCAACTGAAACCCCTCAGCTGACAAGTATGATAGAGCAGCATATTCCTCTGCCAAATCATCATTGGAGATTTCCCAAGGCGAATGACATATCGTCTGGGTTAAGCTTAGGAGGACATTCATGTACGCCGTCTTTAGATATGGATTCTTTGGACGAAATTTTGATGCAATATCTTGGTGTTTTTCAAACAAACGGTTCACAGATTCTACCTGCAGTtggaaagtatatatataaagtaaagcCGTAGCATAATAGACTATCTTCAGCTTGTAACTATATTAAGAAATTGAACTATTAGTGAGGGACTTTGATTTGACCATTTTTTGTTCTGTGTGTGTTACAAGTCTTTTTACTATAATCACTTGTAGAAACCATGATGGCTTTTGTATTTTGGTTGGACTTTTTGAAGTAAGAAAACAAGAAGTTTTGTATTGCTTATATTATCTTACCTGCCAAGGAAGGACTTGAAACCCATTGATATCTATGGTTTCCATTACTGGTGAAGATTCCTTTGATACATCTACTTTACCTTGAACTTCAAGAACATCAACCTTCACAACAATCTTTACTTCTCCATTAACTAGAAATCCTTCTTTGTCATGAAGTTCGTCAAGGGAAATCATTTCTGAAAACACCCAGTCAGGATTTGTCTTATCAAACCAATGTTGCGTCtctacaaaatatcaaaaatatatttcatgattTGCATTTTTGAGTAAgcatgaaaatatgacattataTAGACTCCATCCGATTTAAAATCCATGTTGACAACTCCACAAGCCAGGCAcaacatataaacaaaaatcTCGCAGCAGTCCTAGACCACAAATATGAAACTTCTCCGCcttattaaatgaaaattaaatcaaGAAACGATCACCTCTAAGTTGGGACAGTTTTTCCGAAAACTGATTTACTACAGTAAGGGAAAATTTAGCGTGGCTTTTCCATCCAAGAGGCAAATATTCAGAGCCAGCAACGGCGAGATACAGAGAGAAATGATTAGCCTTATCATTTCCCTTGGGATAGGCCAATATCTGCCTGCaagaaaaatgaaagaaaataatcAGCAAAATGATGGATATTAACCAGGAAAACATTTGAAACGAACTTCTCTTCTTACCATCTGCAAAGATCCACCAGGAATATATCAGACTGTACTCTCTTGGATTGCAAAGTTGAGAAGTTTTTGATCACCCAAGTAATCTGCGTACCAGGTTGCTTCTCCATTTGATCTTGAAGATGTTCCTAAACACACAAGTTTCTAACTCAAACAATAAAACCAGAATACAATAGTAAAGCTACACTATAGAAGAACATTCTTAacagtttattttcttttacaaacGTCAGACAAAACGAACAGAGAGTCAGAGACTAAACAGGTGATGGATGATTAGAAGATCAAAATGGTGAAGTACTTAACCCTAGCCCCTAGGAGTCGCTTTGAAAAGGAAT is a window from the Raphanus sativus cultivar WK10039 unplaced genomic scaffold, ASM80110v3 Scaffold4536, whole genome shotgun sequence genome containing:
- the LOC130507448 gene encoding UPF0481 protein At3g47200-like: MAIHGRAAGQMENENQTKTIYMSGGENILKNGAATYTLSYRGETEQSNHQERHNSGRTLRKTEAWIQERRSMFRSVKQRDVPPWRAFWVYTISPKKKMQGLGDDAYRRIWCKWSVEGFYHLLTPYYQQGTPSVLEIVKSHFSCFLSNIDDKMYESAEPEHFVDLLRSCYLPLVPIRLEEGISTIYNAPKATELHNAGVKFKPSETSSCLLDIKFADGVLEIPTIFVDDLTESLFRNIIVFEQCHCSDKSFLHYIRLLSCFIRSPADADLLIRRGIFMNSLGAAEDISDVFDNICTEVVFGRKFYFQSLSEKLQSYCNTPWNRWKAILRHDYFHNPWSVASVLAALLLLLLTFIQAVCSILAL